Proteins encoded in a region of the Mycolicibacterium duvalii genome:
- a CDS encoding alpha/beta fold hydrolase produces MAPPDPSVVRIDGPWRHLDVHANGIRFHVVEAEGASGALDESRPLTDRPLVILLHGFASFWWSWRHQLRGLSGARVVAVDLRGYGGSDKPPRGYDGWTLAGDTAGLVRALGHNSATLVGHADGGLVCWATAVLHPRAVHAIAVVSSPHPAALRASALRRRDQGRALVPWMLRYQVPLWPEHMLTRDDAAEVERLVRSRSGAKWPATEDFAHTVTHLRRAIQIPSAAHSALEYQRWAVRSQLRSEGRRFMRSMKGPISVPVLHLRGESDPYVLADPVYRTQHYAPHGRYVSVDGAGHFAHEEAPNAVNEQLSRFLQQVYL; encoded by the coding sequence ATGGCCCCACCCGATCCGTCGGTCGTTCGCATCGACGGGCCGTGGCGACATCTCGACGTCCACGCCAACGGCATTCGGTTCCACGTCGTCGAAGCCGAGGGTGCCTCCGGCGCGCTTGACGAATCCCGACCGCTGACCGACCGTCCACTGGTCATCCTGCTGCACGGGTTCGCCTCGTTCTGGTGGTCCTGGCGTCATCAGCTGCGCGGGTTGTCCGGGGCCCGGGTGGTCGCGGTCGACCTGCGCGGGTACGGCGGCAGCGACAAGCCGCCCCGCGGTTACGACGGCTGGACGCTGGCCGGGGACACCGCCGGTCTGGTCCGCGCCCTCGGCCACAACTCGGCAACGCTGGTCGGCCACGCCGACGGCGGCCTGGTGTGCTGGGCCACCGCGGTGTTGCACCCGCGTGCGGTGCACGCCATCGCGGTGGTCAGCTCGCCGCACCCGGCGGCCCTGCGCGCATCGGCGCTGCGGCGCCGCGACCAGGGGCGGGCACTGGTGCCCTGGATGCTGCGCTATCAGGTGCCGCTCTGGCCGGAGCACATGCTGACCCGCGACGACGCCGCCGAAGTCGAACGGTTGGTGCGCTCCCGCTCGGGGGCCAAGTGGCCGGCCACCGAGGACTTCGCGCATACCGTGACGCACCTGCGGCGGGCGATCCAGATCCCGTCGGCGGCGCACTCGGCGCTGGAGTACCAGCGGTGGGCGGTGCGCAGCCAGCTGCGCTCCGAGGGCCGGCGTTTCATGCGTTCGATGAAGGGGCCGATCTCGGTGCCGGTGCTGCACCTGCGCGGCGAATCCGACCCGTATGTGCTCGCCGACCCGGTGTACCGCACCCAGCACTACGCGCCGCACGGCCGGTACGTCTCCGTCGACGGCGCCGGGCATTTCGCGCACGAGGAGGCACCGAACGCCGTCAACGAACAGCTGTCGCGGTTCCTGCAGCAGGTGTACCTGTGA
- a CDS encoding serine protease, with the protein MGDRCLAARALLLAVVAWCSLAAVPAAAAPVVTLGGGSGLVIDGETFCTLTAIGTDNRGSLVGFTSAHCGGPGAVVAAEDAEAAGPVGRMVAGNDVLDYAVIEFDPQKVNPVSEIKGFRIDGLAPDPRFGDVACKLGRTTGYSCGVTWGPGKEPGTILNQVCGGPGDSGGPVTVNNRLVGMLHGAFSESLPTCVVKFIPLHTPAVTMSFNTQLGDITAKGRPGSGFTPVR; encoded by the coding sequence ATCGGCGACCGCTGCCTCGCTGCTCGCGCGCTGCTCCTCGCGGTGGTCGCATGGTGTTCGCTGGCGGCCGTTCCGGCGGCGGCCGCACCGGTGGTGACGCTGGGCGGGGGTTCCGGTCTGGTGATCGACGGTGAGACCTTCTGCACGCTCACCGCGATCGGCACGGACAACCGCGGCAGCCTGGTCGGCTTCACGTCGGCGCACTGCGGCGGCCCCGGGGCGGTGGTGGCCGCCGAGGACGCCGAGGCCGCGGGCCCGGTCGGGCGGATGGTCGCCGGCAACGACGTCCTGGACTACGCGGTCATCGAGTTCGACCCGCAGAAGGTCAATCCGGTCAGCGAGATCAAGGGCTTCCGGATCGACGGGCTGGCGCCCGACCCCAGGTTCGGCGACGTCGCCTGCAAGCTCGGCCGCACCACCGGGTACTCCTGCGGGGTCACCTGGGGTCCCGGCAAGGAGCCCGGCACCATCCTCAACCAGGTGTGCGGCGGGCCCGGGGACTCGGGCGGCCCCGTCACCGTCAACAACCGGCTGGTCGGCATGCTGCACGGCGCGTTCTCCGAGTCGTTGCCGACGTGCGTCGTCAAGTTCATCCCGCTGCACACCCCGGCGGTGACGATGTCGTTCAACACCCAGCTGGGTGACATCACCGCCAAGGGGCGGCCGGGGAGCGGTTTCACCCCCGTGCGGTAA
- a CDS encoding phage holin family protein, which translates to MSDRKNGVPSTVTSIPLVDPHAPKPDPSIGDLVKDATAQVSTLVRAEVELAKAEITRDVKKGLTGSVFFIAALVVLFYSTFFLFFFVAELLDQWLWRWAAFLIVFGIMVVVTGVLALFGYLKVRRIRGPQKTIESVKELPEALTPHADKRAVAAPDGKQPAADPSGW; encoded by the coding sequence GTGAGCGATCGCAAGAACGGCGTGCCCAGCACCGTGACGTCGATACCGCTGGTGGACCCCCACGCACCCAAGCCCGACCCGTCGATCGGCGACCTGGTCAAGGACGCCACCGCCCAGGTGTCGACGCTGGTGCGCGCCGAGGTGGAGCTGGCCAAGGCGGAGATCACCCGCGATGTGAAGAAGGGTCTCACCGGCAGCGTCTTCTTCATCGCCGCGCTGGTCGTGCTGTTCTACTCGACGTTCTTCCTGTTCTTCTTCGTCGCCGAGCTGCTCGACCAGTGGCTGTGGCGGTGGGCCGCGTTCCTGATCGTGTTCGGCATCATGGTCGTCGTCACCGGTGTGCTCGCGCTGTTCGGCTATCTGAAAGTGCGCCGGATCCGGGGCCCGCAGAAGACCATCGAATCGGTCAAGGAACTGCCCGAGGCGCTGACACCCCATGCGGACAAGAGAGCCGTCGCGGCGCCGGACGGCAAGCAGCCGGCGGCCGATCCGTCCGGCTGGTAA